The following proteins come from a genomic window of Eulemur rufifrons isolate Redbay chromosome 24, OSU_ERuf_1, whole genome shotgun sequence:
- the LOC138374749 gene encoding LOW QUALITY PROTEIN: zinc finger protein 221-like (The sequence of the model RefSeq protein was modified relative to this genomic sequence to represent the inferred CDS: inserted 2 bases in 1 codon) → MVMSKEAVTFKDVAVVFTEEELGLMDSAQRKLYRDVMVENFRNLLSVGHQPFHRGAFYFLREEKVWMVKTATHRKGNSRGKIQTEKKTVPKAGPHEELSCMQIWEQILSNLTRSQDSMVNSSKFSKQSDFPCEVEAGLSTTDKNQEPFQCNECKQSFSDVSDFELHQQLHSREKSHTCDECGKSFCYSSALRIHQRIHIGEKRYKCDVCGKEFSQSSHLQAHQTVHTGEKPFKCEQCGKAFSRRSSLNVHCRLHTEEKPYNCKECGRGFIHDSQLQEHQRIHTGEKPFKCEICGKNFRVRSRLNRHSMVHTGEKPFRCDTCGKSFRQRTALNSHCMVHIVEKPYKCEQCGKGFICKGAFYKHQMVHTGEKPYSCKECGKTFRWSSSLLIHERVHSGEKPFKCEECGKGFYTNSQRCSHQRAHNGEKPYKCAKCGKGYNRSLDLEFHQRVHTGERPYKCKECGKSFSWASCLLKHQRLHSGEKPFKCEDCGRRFTQSSQLQSHQTVHTGKKLHKCEECGKGYNTKYNLDMHQRVHRGERPYNCKECGKSFSWASCLLKHQRLHSREKPVKXEYEKRFTQNLQVHSHQGFQMGEKAYKC, encoded by the exons ATGGTGATGTCCAAG GAGGCAGTGACGTTCAAGGACGTGGCTGTGGTCTTCACAGAGGAGGAGCTAGGGCTGATGGATTCTGCCCAGAGGAAGCTGTACCGAGATGTGATGGTGGAGAACTTCAGGAACCTGCTGTCAGTGG GGCATCAACCATTTCACCGAGGTGCATTCTACTTCCTAAGAGAAGAAAAGGTTTGGATGGTGAAGACAGCAACccatagaaaaggaaattcaa GAGGCAAGATCCAAACTGAGAAGAAGACTGTTCCAAAAGCAGGACCACATGAAGAACTGTCCTGCATGCAAATCTGGGAACAAATTCTTAGCAACTTAACCAGGTCTCAAGACTCCATGGTAAATAGCTCTAAGTTCTCCAAACAAAGTGATTTCCCATGTGAGGTTGAGGCAGGACTGTCTACAACTGACAAAAATCAGGAACCTTTCCAATGTAATGAGTGTAAACAGTCCTTCAGTGATGTCTCTGACTTTGAGCTTCATCAACAATTACACTCACGAGAGAAGTCTCACACATGTGATGAGTGTGGAAAAAGCTTCTGTTATAGCTCAGCTCTTCGTATTCATCAGAGAATCCACATAGGAGAGAAACGCTAtaagtgtgatgtgtgtggtaaAGAATTCAGTCAGAGCTCACATCTGCAAGCTCATCAGACagtccacactggagagaaaccattcaaatgtgagcaatgtgggaaagcctttagtcGTAGATCATCACTTAATGTCCATTGCAGATTACACACTGAAGAGAAGCCTTATAATTGTAAGGAATGTGGGAGGGGCTTCATTCATGATTCACAGCTTCAGGAACATCAGAGAATCCATACTGGGGAGAAACCATTCAAATGTGAGATATGTGGTAAGAACTTCCGCGTTAGGTCAAGACTTAATAGGCACTCCATGgttcatacaggagagaagccATTCAGATGTGATACATGTGGTAAGAGCTTTCGTCAAAGAACCGCACTTAATAGTCATTGCATGGTCCACATAGTagagaaaccatataaatgtGAGCAGTGTGGAAAAGGCTTCATTTGCAAGGGAGCTTTTTATAAGCATCAGATGgtccacacaggagagaaaccatatagttgtaaagaatgtgggaagaCCTTCAGATGGTCCTCAAGTCTTTTGATCCATGAACGAGTCCACAGTGGAGAAAAACCattcaaatgtgaagaatgtgggaaGGGATTTTATACTAATTCACAACGCTGTTCCCATCAGAGAGCCCACAATGGAGAAAAGCCATACAAATGTGCAAAGTGTGGGAAGGGCTACAACAGGAGCTTGGATCTTGAGTTTCACCAGAGGGTCCACACAGGGGAGAGACCCTACAagtgtaaggaatgtgggaagagCTTTAGCTGGGCCTCATGTCTTTTGAAACATCAGAGACTCCACAGTGGGGAAAAACCATTCAAATGTGAAGACTGTGGGAGGAGATTTACTCAGAGTTCACAACTTCAGTCCCATCAGACAGTGCACACTGGAAAAAAGCTACACAAATGTGAGGAGTGTGGGAAGGGCTATAACACTAAGTATAATCTTGACATGCACCAGAGGGTCCACAGAGGGGAGAGACCCTATAattgtaaggaatgtgggaagagTTTTAGCTGGGCCTCATGTCTTTTGAAGCATCAAAGACTACACAGTCGAGAAAAACCAGTCAA TGAGTATGAGAAGAGATTTACTCAGAATTTACAAGTTCATTCCCATCAAGGATTCCAGatgggagaaaaggcatacaaatgttAG